From the Arctopsyche grandis isolate Sample6627 chromosome 11, ASM5162203v2, whole genome shotgun sequence genome, one window contains:
- the mRRF2 gene encoding mitochondrial ribosome recycling factor 2 isoform X2, translating to MVPLLYWTVQQDILQAGVEAQTLTVWRQCDSYGLPRLIYINKMDRHDANIDMCIKSIREKLEVDPVCLQFPVKDMEGKLKGVVDLINLDVIYWDIANKGKRYIRQKLTEKDHGQTWEKAVNARNDLTDVLSGHDDKLADVIINSNSMDDIAPSSLTEAVKRTTLALKTFPVICGSSYKNVGVQTLMDSIVDFLPSPSERNEYYNCFGDNLSAKAFKVQHDDRKGVLTFFRIYTGKLKKGQKIFNINKEISEQGNSLYIPYADEYESTTEILNGNVAVISDLKATMTGDTITSSQSIASNAKENLMKKLSNPENLQLPPHTLNKISSDPEESASTILGIGTIVPEPVFLCSIEPPSLSYQTALDKALLELQREDSSLRVTNNTDTGQTVLSGMGELHLDIIKERIRSEYKIEVELGPLQIAYKETINSSSKLTHVLENKIGNSKQFVKITLSAYPSEVTNMKSILKLDNNKENASNLSMMRQRQLNSIKLGIESALINGPNMGCPMVNIGVTIHWLEVGRGTSDTFISAATTQCLRKIFAECESSLLEPVMFVEIVCPEDYSNGIITDLTKRRSVVNQICMRGHNKVIETLTPLSELMGYSSYIRCLSSGRATFTMEFHSNQEMSQIDQEKAIANIRGF from the exons ATGGTGCCGTTGTTATATTGGACGGTTCAGCAG GACATACTCCAAGCAGGTGTGGAGGCTCAAACCCTGACGGTATGGAGACAGTGTGACAGCTATGGACTACCGAGgctaatttacattaataaaatggaTAGACATGATGCAAACAttgatatgtgtataaaatcaaTTCGTGAAAAACTCGAGGTGGATCCGGTATGTCTTCAGTTCCCTGTAAAAGACATGGAGGGAAAATTAAAAG GCGTTgttgatttaataaatttagatGTAATATATTGGGATATAGCAAATAAAGGTAAACGATACATTCGGCAAAAATTAACTGAAAAAGATCACGGCCAAACTTGGGAAAAAGCTGTGAACGCTCGGAACGATCTAACTGATGTACTTTCGGGTCACGATGATAAATTAGCAGATGTGATAATAAATTCGAATTCTATGGACGACATAGCTCCGTCGTCTCTCACAGAAGCCGTTAAAAGAACGACGctagcattgaaaacatttccAGTCATTTGTGGAAGTTCATATAAGAATGTCGGTGTCCAAACGCTGATGGACTCGATTGTCGACTTTTTGCCGTCGCCGTCTGAAAGGAATGAATATTATAATTGCTTCGGCGATAATTTAAGCGCTAAAGCTTTCAAAGTCCAGCACGATGATAGGAAAGGAGTATTGACATTTTTTAGGATATATACCGGTAAATTGAAAAAAggtcaaaaaatattcaatataaataaagaaataagcGAACAG GGAAATTCATTGTATATTCCATATGCTGACGAATATGAAAGCACCACTGAAATACTTAACGGAAACGTAGCCGTTATTAGCGATTTGAAG GCCACAATGACCGGTGATACCATAACATCGTCGCAATCTATAGCTTCAAACGCCAAAGAAAATCTTATGAAAAAACTGTCTAATCCTGAAAATTTACAATTACCCCCACatacattgaataaaatttctTCGGATCCCGAAGAATCGGCTTCTACCATATTAGGAATTGGCACTATAGTTCCGGAGCCGGTATTTTTGTGTTCGATAGAACCGCCAAGCTTATCATATCAGACCGCTTTAGATAAAGCTTTGCTCGAATTGCAACGGGAAGATTCTAGTTTGAGAGTGACAAACAATACCGACACGGGACAAACTGTATTGtctg gcATGGGAGAATTACATTTAGATATAATCAAAGAACGGATTCGATCCGAGTACAAAATCGAAGTTGAATTGGGTCCGCTCCAAATAGCCTATAAGGAGACTATAAACAGCAGCAGCAAGTTGACACATGTCCtcgaaaataaaattggaaattCAAAGCAATTCGTCAAAATTACACTATCGGCTTACCCatctgaagtcacaaatatgaAGAGCATTTTAAA attagacaataataaagaaaatgcaTCGAATCTTTCAATGATGCGTCAAAGGCAACTCAACTCAATTAAATTAGGAATCGAATCTGCTTTGATCAATGGACCTAATATGGGGTGTCCA ATGGTAAACATCGGTGTGACTATTCATTGGTTAGAAGTTGGACGAGGAACTTCGGACACTTTTATATCGGCCGCTACAACACAATGCCTTAGAAAA attttCGCGGAATGTGAATCATCGTTGCTCGAGCCGGTTATGTTTGTTGAAATAGTATGCCCCGAAGATTATTCGAATGGAATCATCACCGATCTAACAAAAAGACGATCAGTTGTCAACCAAATTTGCATGAGAGGTCATAACAAG GTTATAGAGACGTTAACGCCGTTGTCTGAACTCATGGGTTATTCGTCGTATATACGCTGTCTATCGTCAGGCAGAGCTACGTTCACCATGGAATTCCACAGCAATCAAGAAATGTCACAGATAGATCAAGAAAAAGCCATAGCGAATATAAGAGgattttaa
- the mRRF2 gene encoding mitochondrial ribosome recycling factor 2 isoform X1 → MRLTSRLLRQIDSLRNIGILAHIDAGKTTTTERMLFYSGTIRSMGEVHHGNTVTDYMDQERQRGITITSAAVSFAWKDYQFNLIDTPGHIDFTMEVEQSLAVLDGAVVILDGSAGVEAQTLTVWRQCDSYGLPRLIYINKMDRHDANIDMCIKSIREKLEVDPVCLQFPVKDMEGKLKGVVDLINLDVIYWDIANKGKRYIRQKLTEKDHGQTWEKAVNARNDLTDVLSGHDDKLADVIINSNSMDDIAPSSLTEAVKRTTLALKTFPVICGSSYKNVGVQTLMDSIVDFLPSPSERNEYYNCFGDNLSAKAFKVQHDDRKGVLTFFRIYTGKLKKGQKIFNINKEISEQGNSLYIPYADEYESTTEILNGNVAVISDLKATMTGDTITSSQSIASNAKENLMKKLSNPENLQLPPHTLNKISSDPEESASTILGIGTIVPEPVFLCSIEPPSLSYQTALDKALLELQREDSSLRVTNNTDTGQTVLSGMGELHLDIIKERIRSEYKIEVELGPLQIAYKETINSSSKLTHVLENKIGNSKQFVKITLSAYPSEVTNMKSILKLDNNKENASNLSMMRQRQLNSIKLGIESALINGPNMGCPMVNIGVTIHWLEVGRGTSDTFISAATTQCLRKIFAECESSLLEPVMFVEIVCPEDYSNGIITDLTKRRSVVNQICMRGHNKVIETLTPLSELMGYSSYIRCLSSGRATFTMEFHSNQEMSQIDQEKAIANIRGF, encoded by the exons ATGCGGCTAACAAGTCGATTGTTGCGTCAAATTGATTCCTTGCGGAATATTGGCATATTAGCTCATATCGATGCCG GCAAAACTACTACGACGGAAAGAATGCTATTTTATTCTGGAACAATTCGTAGTATGGGGGAAGTGCATCATGGAAATACTGTGACCGATTATATGGACCAGGAACGACAACGTGGAATAACAATCACAT CTGCTGCCGTTTCTTTCGCTTGGAAagattatcaatttaatttaatagacACGCCTGGACACATTGATTTTACTATGGAAGTGGAACAAAGTCTTGCGGTTTTGGATGGTGCCGTTGTTATATTGGACGGTTCAGCAG GTGTGGAGGCTCAAACCCTGACGGTATGGAGACAGTGTGACAGCTATGGACTACCGAGgctaatttacattaataaaatggaTAGACATGATGCAAACAttgatatgtgtataaaatcaaTTCGTGAAAAACTCGAGGTGGATCCGGTATGTCTTCAGTTCCCTGTAAAAGACATGGAGGGAAAATTAAAAG GCGTTgttgatttaataaatttagatGTAATATATTGGGATATAGCAAATAAAGGTAAACGATACATTCGGCAAAAATTAACTGAAAAAGATCACGGCCAAACTTGGGAAAAAGCTGTGAACGCTCGGAACGATCTAACTGATGTACTTTCGGGTCACGATGATAAATTAGCAGATGTGATAATAAATTCGAATTCTATGGACGACATAGCTCCGTCGTCTCTCACAGAAGCCGTTAAAAGAACGACGctagcattgaaaacatttccAGTCATTTGTGGAAGTTCATATAAGAATGTCGGTGTCCAAACGCTGATGGACTCGATTGTCGACTTTTTGCCGTCGCCGTCTGAAAGGAATGAATATTATAATTGCTTCGGCGATAATTTAAGCGCTAAAGCTTTCAAAGTCCAGCACGATGATAGGAAAGGAGTATTGACATTTTTTAGGATATATACCGGTAAATTGAAAAAAggtcaaaaaatattcaatataaataaagaaataagcGAACAG GGAAATTCATTGTATATTCCATATGCTGACGAATATGAAAGCACCACTGAAATACTTAACGGAAACGTAGCCGTTATTAGCGATTTGAAG GCCACAATGACCGGTGATACCATAACATCGTCGCAATCTATAGCTTCAAACGCCAAAGAAAATCTTATGAAAAAACTGTCTAATCCTGAAAATTTACAATTACCCCCACatacattgaataaaatttctTCGGATCCCGAAGAATCGGCTTCTACCATATTAGGAATTGGCACTATAGTTCCGGAGCCGGTATTTTTGTGTTCGATAGAACCGCCAAGCTTATCATATCAGACCGCTTTAGATAAAGCTTTGCTCGAATTGCAACGGGAAGATTCTAGTTTGAGAGTGACAAACAATACCGACACGGGACAAACTGTATTGtctg gcATGGGAGAATTACATTTAGATATAATCAAAGAACGGATTCGATCCGAGTACAAAATCGAAGTTGAATTGGGTCCGCTCCAAATAGCCTATAAGGAGACTATAAACAGCAGCAGCAAGTTGACACATGTCCtcgaaaataaaattggaaattCAAAGCAATTCGTCAAAATTACACTATCGGCTTACCCatctgaagtcacaaatatgaAGAGCATTTTAAA attagacaataataaagaaaatgcaTCGAATCTTTCAATGATGCGTCAAAGGCAACTCAACTCAATTAAATTAGGAATCGAATCTGCTTTGATCAATGGACCTAATATGGGGTGTCCA ATGGTAAACATCGGTGTGACTATTCATTGGTTAGAAGTTGGACGAGGAACTTCGGACACTTTTATATCGGCCGCTACAACACAATGCCTTAGAAAA attttCGCGGAATGTGAATCATCGTTGCTCGAGCCGGTTATGTTTGTTGAAATAGTATGCCCCGAAGATTATTCGAATGGAATCATCACCGATCTAACAAAAAGACGATCAGTTGTCAACCAAATTTGCATGAGAGGTCATAACAAG GTTATAGAGACGTTAACGCCGTTGTCTGAACTCATGGGTTATTCGTCGTATATACGCTGTCTATCGTCAGGCAGAGCTACGTTCACCATGGAATTCCACAGCAATCAAGAAATGTCACAGATAGATCAAGAAAAAGCCATAGCGAATATAAGAGgattttaa
- the LOC143919356 gene encoding uncharacterized protein LOC143919356, which translates to MWRYRSDSPEREKVHYNLEPPLQSFVGRESELEQLHKLVLHKRGTAMITRVSCVYGVGGVGKSELARMYCHRQIDFFKNILVFDMEDIEKAEKSLTDLAVKLNIPLYNKLAREDKIFTDILCDVYKYFDQDNQKCLIVLDNSVEYRPIRDFIPRMEHYYNKPYILITSRSQEWDVGEEGDIEQLVLGKFSRLESRLYIENELRVKYEKEMVSKLAYEMHYFPLAIRQAVSYINVRNNKVTKSGGSRFPIDEYIRLYKSDKFPEITEFIDDNNYLYRETVFTIWNKTLKRIFEDKKRGKMASLVFNIMAYLKPRMDVKDIFIKLDPDEEVTWEAVELLSQYSIVFLLGGFVDIEESIQDVTRFRVKKEGGEEEVLRRALMILEETNCDVHIANIWEHASQYPELIKTFYHKSFYCEAKVTGLHLLATFTNNVEVMKTILECVGNSDDIDFEDANNETALYKAANKGHIDVVKYLASKGARLTSQCTARDWTPLHVAAHKGNEVLVRHLITVDNSLETIKDQCGMIPVDLAALSGHVSVVKIFKPPGYKHDFFANLCHALNLDLPKFELYLKKMIRRYPMILKEKLVGITPLHLAADKSDLKYAKLLLKYGAVTNCVDRNGRTPLFDALNKGNIEMVKLLVENKVNLNTTDLFGISPLHIASKEHPNIVKLLLENGADCRTQDKLGFTPLHVATSKGNCEVLTVLMDFSFDVNITDQYKQTPLHLAVKLEKPETARLLLERGANINAQDCNGVTPLQNAITYGSLGVVKLLIENRANYELVDVYGKTALHWAARKSEENVLRYLIDCGADTNILDIYGRSPLHYAALKGHLNGVRAIVERGGDPYAADKQDRTPMHDACQGGCFATVRYLIGAGLNPKAVDFSGRSPLHYSVECNHLKITMLLIQTVDGIEIDARDTLGRTPLFLAVAQGWLDMVKILALSGADILATNKRDESPLTLAFKLNKENIISFMLGQAVPP; encoded by the coding sequence ATGTGGCGATATCGTAGCGATTCTCCGGAGAGGGAAAAAGTGCATTATAATCTAGAACCACCACTTCAGTCCTTCGTAGGTAGAGAATCTGAATTGGAGCAATTACACAAACTAGTGCTTCACAAACGTGGTACAGCGATGATTACAAGAGTTTCCTGTGTTTACGGAGTGGGCGGTGTTGGAAAAAGCGAGTTGGCCAGAATGTACTGTCATCGtcaaatcgattttttcaaGAATATATTGGTTTTTGATATGGAAGATATAGAAAAGGCGGAGAAATCCCTTACAGATTTAGCTGTAAAACTTAATATacctttatataataaattagcaagagaagataaaatatttacagaCATTTTGTgtgatgtttataaatatttcgacCAAGACAATCAAAAATGTCTTATCGTTTTGGATAATTCTGTGGAATATAGACCGATCAGAGATTTTATACCTAGAATGGAGCATTATTATAACAAACCATACATATTAATCACTTCTCGCAGTCAAGAATGGGATGTAGGTGAAGAAGGAGACATAGAGCAACTGGTCTTAGGTAAGTTTAGCAGACTGGAATCCAGATTATACATTGAAAATGAATTACGTGTCAAATATGAGAAAGAAATGGTGTCAAAATTGGCATATGAAATGCACTATTTCCCATTGGCGATTAGACAAGCTGTCAGCTACATAAATGTGAGAAATAACAAAGTGACAAAAAGTGGGGGATCAAGATTTCCAATTGACGAGTATATACGTTTGTACAAAAGCGATAAATTTCCCGAAATTACAGAATTTATCGATGATAATAACTATCTTTATCGCGAAACTGTCTTTACAATATGGAATAAGACACTAAAAAGGATATTTGAAGATAAAAAACGTGGAAAAATGGCCTCGTTGGTGTTTAATATTATGGCTTATTTGAAACCTAGGATGGACGTTAaggacatttttattaaattggatCCAGACGAAGAAGTAACATGGGAAGCAGTCGAACTGCTCTCTCAGTATTCAATCGTCTTTTTACTTGGGGGGTTCGTGGATATCGAAGAGTCAATCCAAGATGTAACAAGATTTAGAGTAAAAAAGGAAGGAGGTGAAGAAGAAGTTTTGAGGCGTGCGCTTATGATTTTAGAGGAAACTAATTGTGACGTACATATAGCTAATATCTGGGAACACGCAAGTCAATATCCCGAATTGATTAAGACTTTCTATCATAAATCATTCTATTGCGAGGCCAAAGTCACGGGTTTACACTTATTAGCCACATTTACGAACAATGTTGAAGTGATGAAGACTATATTGGAATGCGTCGGCAATAGcgacgatatcgatttcgaAGACGCCAACAATGAAACCGCTTTGTACAAAGCCGCCAACAAAGGTCATATAGACGTGGTCAAATATCTCGCGAGCAAAGGAGCTCGGCTGACGAGTCAGTGCACGGCCCGTGACTGGACTCCGCTACACGTCGCCGCACACAAAGGCAACGAAGTCCTGGTCCGGCACCTTATAACCGTCGATAATTCTCTAGAGACCATCAAGGATCAATGCGGTATGATTCCGGTGGATTTGGCCGCTCTATCCGGTCACGTGAGTGTCGTTAAAATATTCAAACCGCCCGGATATAAACACGACTTCTTTGCAAACCTCTGCCATGCTTTGAATCTCGATTTGCCAAAGTTTGAGTTGTATTTAAAGAAAATGATTAGACGATACCCTATGATCCTCAAGGAGAAGTTGGTCGGAATCACTCCGTTGCATCTGGCCGCTGACAAGAGTGATCTGAAATATGCCAAACTCCTTTTAAAGTACGGGGCCGTCACTAATTGTGTCGATCGTAACGGCCGTACCCCTCTCTTCGACGCTCTCAACAAAGGCAACATCGAAATGGTAAAACTTTTAGTCGAAAATAAAGTCAATCTAAATACAACAGACCTATTTGGTATTTCACCGTTACATATTGCGTCGAAAGAACATCCCAATATTGTAAAATTACTCTTAGAAAACGGTGCCGATTGTCGTACCCAAGACAAACTAGGCTTCACGCCGCTGCACGTCGCAACTTCGAAAGGAAACTGTGAGGTCTTGACGGTGCTGATGGACTTCAGCTTTGACGTCAACATCACTGACCAGTACAAACAGACCCCTCTACATTTAGCCGTCAAACTTGAAAAGCCAGAAACGGCAAGATTGCTCTTAGAACGTGGTGCCAATATCAATGCGCAGGATTGCAACGGAGTCACACCTTTGCAAAACGCAATAACTTATGGCAGTTTGGGCGTCGTCAAGTTGCTCATCGAGAACAGAGCCAATTACGAATTGGTCGACGTTTACGGAAAGACTGCCCTTCATTGGGCGGCTCGCAAGAGCGAAGAAAACGTTTTGAGGTATTTGATTGACTGTGGGGCTGATACTAATATTCTTGATATATATGGACGTTCACCGTTGCACTATGCAGCTCTGAAAGGACATTTGAACGGAGTGAGAGCGATCGTTGAGCGTGGAGGTGATCCGTATGCGGCCGATAAGCAAGATCGTACTCCGATGCATGACGCTTGTCAAGGCGGTTGCTTCGCCACAGTTAGATATTTGATAGGGGCAGGTTTGAATCCGAAAGCAGTCGACTTTTCAGGTCGCTCGCCATTGCATTATTCTGTAGAATGCAACCATCTCAAAATCACCATGCTTTTAATACAGACAGTCGACGGCATTGAGATTGATGCCCGAGACACTCTCGGCAGGACGCCGTTGTTTTTGGCTGTCGCCCAAGGATGGCTCGACATGGTGAAAATCCTCGCCTTGTCTGGTGCTGATATCCTGGCCACCAACAAAAGGGATGAGTCGCCGCTCACGCTAGCTTTCAAATTGaacaaagaaaatataatatcgtTTATGCTAGGACAGGCGGTACCACCTTGA